Below is a genomic region from Bordetella pertussis 18323.
AATCGAGCGGGCGATCGATCAGCACATCGACAACCACCCCGACCTCAAGCAAGACTGCGAGCTGCTGAACTCCATCCCCGCCATCGGGCCTCAGGCCGGCAACGCCATCCTGGCCGTCATGCACAATCGGCATATCGACTCCGCCCAGAGCCTGGCCGCCTATCTCGGGGTGGTCCCTGTGCAGCGCCAATCCGGCAGCAGTCTGAACAGCTGCGCACGCCTGTCCAAAGCCGGCCCCTCCCAGGTGCGCGCCACGTTATACATGGCGGCCCTGGTTGGGACCCGCCACAACCCCCACATCCGCGCCCTTTACCAGCGCCTGCTCAAAGCAGGAAAAAGCAAAAAGGCCGCGCTGGGCGCGGCCATGAGAAAACAGGTGCATCTGTGCTTCGGGGTCCTCAAAAACCGCATCCCCTACCAGCCCAATTACGCCATGAACGGTTGACTGCCAAGACGGTATCTGTCCCCGCAGGGAGGGCGCCTGTCCCAGCGGGGACGGGCACCTGGGGCGCTGGCAAGTAGAAGTCAGCGGGAGCCAGTCCCCGTTCGGGGACAGGCTCCCGGGTATATTGCTTTTTCTTATGTTTTCACGATTTCTTATTCTTTGTGGAAAAATAGGCGCGTTGCTAGAGTGCTCAGTTCCGCGGGGCGCTGCGCCCCGTCCACCTCTTCCTGTGGAGCACGCGCCATGAACTTCTCCTTGCGCAAACTGCTGCTTGCCGGCCTGGTGCCGCTGGCCATGATCGGCACGGCCGTCCAGGCCGACGACCTGGCCGCCATCAAGGCGGCCGGCGTCATCAAGATCGGCACCGAGGGGACCTACGCCCCGTTCAGCTATCACGACGCCAGCAACAAGCTGACCGGCTTCGACGTGGAGATCGGCCGCGCCATCGCCCAGAAGCTGGGCGTGAAAGCCGAGTTCGTCGAAGGCAAGTGGGACGGGCTGATCGCCGGCCTGGACGTCAAGCGCTACGACGCCGTCATCAACCAGGTCGGCATCACCGATGCGCGCAAGGCCAAGTACGATTTCTCGGACCCCTACATCTCGTCGCAGGCCGCGCTGATCGTGCGCGAGGACAACCAGGCCATCAAGTCGTTCGCCGACCTGAAGGGCCGCAAGTCGGCCAATACCCTGACCAGCAACTTCGGCAAGCTGGCGCAGAGCTATGGCGCCGAAGTGGTGCCGGTGCAGGGGTTCAACGAAGCCATCGACCTGCTCATGTCGGGCCGCGTCGAGGCCACGGTCAACGACAACCTGTCGTTTCTCGACTTCAAGAAGCAAAAGCCCAACGCCAAGGTCAAGGTGGCAGCCTACGACAAGAGCAAGGAGTTCAGCGAATCGGGCGTGCTGATCCGCAAGAACAACCCCGAGCTGCAGGCCGCCATCAACAAGGCGCTGGCCGAGCTGAAGGCCGACGGCACCTACCGGAAGATCTCCGAGCAGTACTTCGGCGCCGACCTGTCGGCCGCCCAGTAAAGCCCGCCGCCGGCCCCGCCCGGCGGCGCCGCCCCTCCCCGCCCGCAACGCACAGGAGCCCCCATCGTGCCGGCCTGGCTACAGCTCATGCTCGATTCGTTCTGGCCCCTGCTGCACGCGGGGTTGATGTTCACCGTGCCGCTGACGCTGCTGTCGTTCGCCGCGGGCCTGGCGCTGGCCTTCGTGGTGGCGCTGCTGCGGCTGTTCGGCCCCTGGCCCATCGTGGCGCTGATGCGCTTCTACGTCTGGCTGATCCGCGGCACGCCGCTGCTGGTGCAGTTGTTCGTGATCTTCTATGGCCTGCCCAGCGTCGGCATCGTGCTCGACCCGCTGCCGGCCGCCCTGATCGGCTTCACGCTGAACGTCGGCGCCTACAACTCGGAAGTGATTCGCGGCGCCATCGAATCCATCCCCAGGGGCCAATGGGAAGCGGCCTATTCGCTGAGCATGACGCGCGGCCAGGCCATGCGCCGCACCGTGCTGCCGCAGGCCGCGCGGGTGGCGGTGCCGCCGCTGGCCAATTCGTTCATCGCGCTGGTCAAGGACACCTCGCTGGCGGCGGTGCTGACCGTGCCCGAAATCTTCCAGGCCGCCCAGCGCATCGCGGCGGTGACCTACGAGCCGCTCATTCTCTATACCGAGGCGGCGCTGATCTACCTGGTGTTCAGTTCGGCCCTGTCCTCGCTGCAGGTGCGCCTGGAAAAACGCTTCGGCCAGCACGCCGTCTTCGCGGAGCAACATCGATGATAGGGCTGCAAGGCATAGACAAGAGCTTCGGCGGCAACCGGGTATTGCACGGCGTGGACGTCGTCATTCCCGAGGGCAGCGTCACGGCCCTGATCGGCCCTTCGGGCAGCGGCAAGAGCACGCTGCTGCGCTGCGTGAACCTGCTGGAGATTCCCGAGGCCGGTGTGCTGCGGCTGGGGCCGGAAACACTGGCGTTCGACGGTCGGCGCCCGGCGCGCGACGCCGTGCAGCGCATCCGCCGCCAGACCGGGATGGTGTTCCAGAACTTCCAGCTGTTTCCCCACCAGAGCGTGATCGACAACGTCATGGAAGGCCTGGTCACGGTGCAGCGCTGGGACAAGCCGCGCGCCCGTGCGCGCGCCATGGAGCTGCTGGAGAAAGTCGGCATGACCGCCAAGGCCGACGCCTGGCCGGTCACGCTGTCGGGCGGCCAGCAGCAGCGCGTGGCCATCGCCCGCGCGCTGGCGCCGTCGCCGCGCGTCTTGCTGTGCGACGAGCCGACCTCGGCGCTGGACCCGTCGCTGGCCATCGAAGTGGTGGACGTGCTGCGCCGGCTGGCCGGCGAAGGCATGACCATGCTGATGGCCACCCACGACCTGCGGCTGGCCGCCAGCATCGCCCAGCAGGTGGTGTTCCTGGAGGGCGGCGCGGTGGTCGAGGCGGGTACGCCGCGCGAAGTCTTCGCGCAGTCGCGCGATGCGCGCACCGCCGCGTTCGTCTCGACCCTGACCCAGGGCCTGCCCGAGGAATGGAGCGCGCCCGCCTAGGTGTGAAGATTCAATAGGTTGTATGCATGGTTCATCCGAACCGGATTTGAGAAACTGGAAATCGCCACCCCCCCAGTTCACTCAAGGAGCCCGGCCGGATGAACACCCATAAGCATGCCCGATTGACCTTCCTACGTCGACTCGAAATGGTCCAGCAATTGATCGCCCATCAAGTTTGTGTGCCTGAAGCGGCCCGCGCCTATGGGGTCACCGCGCCGACTGTGCGCAAATGGCTGGGCCGCTTCCTGGCTCAGGGCCAGGCGGGCTTGGCCGATGCGTCCTCGCGCCCGACGGTCTCGCCCCGAGCGATTGCGCCGGCCAAGGCGCTGGCTATCGTGGAGCTGCGCCGCAAGCGGCTGACCCAAGCGCGCATCACCCAGGCGCTGGGCGTGTCAGCCAGCACCGTCAGCCGCGTCCTGGCCCGCGCCGGTCTGTCGCACCTGGCCGACCTGGAGCCGGCCGAGCCGGTGGTGCGCTACGAGCATCAGGCCCCCGGCGATCTGCTGCACATCGACATCAAGAAGCTGGGACGTATCCAGCGCCCTGGCCACCGGGTCACGGGCAACCGACGCGATACCGTTGAGGGGGCCGGCTGGGACTTCGTCTTCGTGGCCATCGATGACCACGCCCGCGTGGCCTTCACCGACATCCACCCCGACGAGCGCTTCCCCAGCGCCGTCCAGTTCCTCAAGGACGCAGTGGCCTACTACCAGCGCCTGGGCGTGACCATCCAGCGCTTGCTCACCGACAATGGCTCGGCCTTTCGCAGCCGCGCCTTCGCCGCGCTGTGCCATGAGCTGGGCATCAAGCACCGCTTTACCCGACCTTACCGCCCACAGACCAATGGCAAGGCCGAACGCTTCATCCAGTCGGCCTTGCGTGAGTGGGCTTACGCTCACACCTACCAGAACTCCCAACACCGAGCCGATGCCATGAAATCCTGGCTACACCACTACAACTGGCATCGACCCCACCAAGGCATCGGGCGCGCTGTACCCATCTCCAGACTCAACCTGGACGAATACAACCTATTGACAGTTCACAGCTAGGGCGCCCGCCGCCGCCGTGCCGGACCGCGCCCCCCGCGCGCCGCGTCCATGCCCTCCTTCCTGCCTCCGTATTGCCATGACCCGCTTTCTGCAAGCCTGGGTGCCGCTTCTCGTTGCCGGCATCGCCCCGATCTGGATCCAAGCCCGCCTGCATGGCGACTCGTTCTCGCCGCGCGTCTATCTGCTGGGCGTCACCCTGATGCTGGCCTGCGCCCTGTTGTGGCGGCGCGCCTGGACGCGGCCGGCGGCCGTGCTGTTGTGCACGGTCCTGGCGGCGAACCTGGGGCTGGCGCAGTTCTGCTACCAAGCCTATGGCCAGCGCTTCAACTTCGGTTTTGCCTACAGCATCCTGACGACGAACTACGACGAGACCGTCCAGCTGCTCACCCAGCACTGGCGCTCGGCCGCGCTGACCCTGGCGGTGCTGGCGCTGCTGCTGTGGGTGGTGCGGCGCGCCGCGCACGAATTGCCCACGCGCTGGCTGGCCTTGGGCGCGGCCGCCACCGCGCTGGTCTTTTTCGGCTCGTGGCTGCGCTATGAGCTGGCGATGCGCGGCGCGGCGGACGAGTACTACCCATCGATCGAACGCACGGTTTCGCGTTCGCCGATGTTCAACATGCGCTATTTCATCCAGGCCAGCTACGACCAGTCGCTGCTCGACACGGCGGGCAGGCACCGCGTCACCCACGCGCTGACCCGGCGCGACACCGGCATCGACACCTATGTCGTCGTGGTGGGCGAATCGGCGCGGCGCGCCAACTGGGGGCTGTACGGCTACGCGCGCGACACCACGCCGCGGGCGGCGGCCGAACGCGACCGCATGACGCTGTACACCCAGGCCGCCGCGCCCGCGCCGCTGACCATCATGGCGGTGCCGCTGACCCTGAGCGCGGCCACGGTGGACAGCTACGACCCGCGGCTATTCGGCGACAACGTGGTGGCGCTGGCCGGCGACGCAGGGTTCCGCACTTACTGGCTGAGCAACCAGGCCAGGCTGGGCCGCTACGACACGTCCGTCACGGCCATGGCCAACATGGCCCATTTCAAGACCTGGGCCGACGCGCCGTACGACGAGGCCCTGTTGCCGCTGCTGGACGCGGCGCTGGCCGAGCCGGGCAGGAAAGTGGTCTTCCTGCATATCAATGGCAATCACGACAACTACTGCACGCGCTACCCGGAAACGGCCACGGTGTACCAGGGCGGCGCGCCCTACGAGGACTGCTACGACAATTCGATCCGCTATGTGGACGCGCTGCTGGGCGCGGTGATGGACCGGCTGCGCGAGCGGCGCGCCTCCTTGCTGTTCTACCCCGACCACGGCCTGGAGCGCCACGAGAGCGTGCTGGGCACGTTCTATCACGGCGGCGTGCGGCCCTCGCGCGTGGCATTCGATATTCCTATGTTCATCTGGAACAGTCCCGCCGCGCCGGCCCCGGCACGGCGCGAATACGACGCGCCCTATTCCACCGAGGACAACTATGGGTTGATCCTGGACTGGCTGGGCGTGGCGACCGGCGTGGACGATTGCAAGCACCGTCCCGCCGCCCCGGCTTGCGCGGGCCGGCCGGTACGGGTGATCGACGCCAAGCGCGACGTTTATGCATACGCCGACCTGGCGCCGCACCCGGACGGCCGCCGCCCGGCCACGCCCCCGCGGGTGGGACCGCGCGATCAGGCGCTCAACGTGCGCTGATAGACGGCCAGCGTGGCCTGCGCGAAATCGCGCAGGCCGAACTCGCGCTCGGCCGTGGCGCGCGCCTGGCGGCCCATCTCGGCCAGCCGCTCCGGCTGCTCCAGCATCTCGCGCAACACCGCCGCGATGGCCGGCACGTCGCGCACCGGCACGACCCAGCCATCCCGGCCCGCGGTAATGTTCTCGGGCAGCCCGCCGGCGTTGCTGGCCAGCACCGGCCTGCCCAGCGCCATCATTTCGCGGCAGGCGAACGACAGGGCCTCGCGGTACGACAGCACATAGCCCGCATCGCAGGCGCCCAGCGCCTCGCGCACGTCGTCGAGCAGCCCGGGAAACACCATCTGGTCCTGCATGCCGTGTTCGCGCACGCGATCCAGCTTGGCCTGGTTGGGCGGATCGCCCGCCACCAGGATGCGGACGCGCTCGCGTAGCGGCGCGGGCAGGCTGCCCGCGGCAGCCACCAGGTCGAGCCAGCCCTTGTCGTAATCGGTGCCCCCCGCGCTGCCCAGCAGCAGCCGGCCCCGCCAGTCCGGGCCGAAATAGCGCTCGCGCCATTGCGCGGCGGTCGCGGCGTCGGGCGGCGCGTAGTAATCGGTGTCGATGCCGTGGCGCACGGTGGTGATGGGATGGCGGCTGTACGGCGAATCGGCCAGCAGGCCGTGCACATAGGCGCTGACCGCGATGCTGTGATCGGTGGCCAGCGTGGCGCGCAGGCGATTGCCCAGGCTGCCCAGCGGATGATCGTTGTGCTTGGTGAAGACGATGCGCGGACGGCGGCGCAGCCCCAGCGTGGCCAGCATGACCTGCTTGTGGTCGGCCGAGCCGTTGCAATGGATGATGTCGTAGCCGCCCTCGGCGATCAGCCGGCGCAGCGCCGCCCGGTCATGGAACCAGGACGACAGCCGCGTGGTGTACTGCATGTCCACCACCTCGACGCCGGGAATCTCGCGCGCATAGCGGTACAGCCGGCTGGTGCCGGGCACCGCCACGGTCAGGGCGTGCCCGGGCGCCAGCGCGCGCGCCAGGTTGATGACATAGGTGACATGGCCGCCGCCGTTGCGGCCATGGAAATTGGTGTACAGGATCTTCACTTGCGCGGCTCGGACAGGAACATCAGCTTGGCATAGCGGAAGAAGCTGCCGGCGGCGGCCGTCACGGCCAGGACCAGCCCGTGGCGCCCATCCAGGAAGCCGCGGCGGATCAGGTAGATGCGCACGAAGGTCCAGAAGCCATGGCCCAGCGCCGAGAACACCGTGGCGCGCTTGCCGCGCGCATGCATCATCGCGGCCGCATCCGAGGAATAGCGATTGACCTTGGCGATGAGGGCGTCGAAATTGTTGTACGGGTAGTGCAGGAAGTGCCCGCGCAGGCGCGCGGGCTGGCCCTGCGCCGGCACGACGCGCTCGTGCACGGCCGCATCGGTGAACCGCGCGCTGCCGCGCCGGAACAGGCGCAGCACGTAATCGGGCCACCAGCCGCTGTGACGGATGAAGCGGCCGCAGAAATCCGACAGCCGGGCGATTTCGTAGCAATCGGCCGTGGCGCCGGCCATGGCGGCCTGGATCTCGCTCGCCAGCTCGGGCGTGACGCGCTCGTCGGCATCGATGGACAGCACCCAGTCGCCCGTGGCCAGGTCCAGGGCACGGTTCTTCTGCGGTCCGAATCCCGGCCAGTCCGGCGTGACCTCGACGCGCGCGCCGAAATCGCGCGCCAGCTCGACGGTGTTGTCGGTGCTGCCCGAATCGACCACGATGAACTCGTCGGCGAAGGCCACCGACTCCAGGCATGCCAGGATGTTGGCCGCTTCGTTCTTGGTAATGATGATGACCGACAGCGTCATGCGCGCCTCCTCAGCTTTTTCTTCCAGGCCTTCCAGGCGTGATAGCGCGGGCCGATCCAGGGATGGCGCGCCAGCCAGATGCGGCGGTTGAGCCAGCCGCCGGCGCGGTTGCGCACCGCGAAGCGGTATATGTGTGCGGGATCGCCGCCCGGGACGTTCTGGCCCAGGGCGTCGGTGGTGTAGAGATGGCGAAAGCCGGCGTCGCGCGCCGCCTGCACATAGTCGGCGTCGAAATAGCCCTGGGGCCAGCACAGGTGGTCGCTGACCTCGCCCAGCCGGGCCTGCAGCGCCCGGCGCGAATCGGCCAGCTCCTGGACGATATGGGCGCGCTTGGCGGCGACGTCGGGGCCGCACTGCTTGTCCCAGCGCGTATGGGTATGGGTGTGCGAATGCACCTCGAAGGTGCCCGCCGCCAGCATGGCCTGCACTTCGCTCCAGCGCAGCATGACCTCGTCGGCGCGTCCGGCGGCGATCAGGCGCTTGCTTTCGTCGTGGTCGGGCGCGGGCGGCAGCGGCCCGTCCTGCCCGGCGCAGGGCCGCGCCGGACCATCGCCCAGCAGGCCGGTGATCAGGAACAGCACGGCCTTCATGCCGTGGCGCTGCAGGATCGGGTGGGCATACACCCAGTTGTTCAGGTATCCGTCGTCGAAGGTGATCAGCACCGATTTCTCGGGCACCGGGGCGCCGTCCAGGTAGGCGGCGAACTCGGCCGTGCCCAGCGAGCGGTAGCCGGCCCGCGCCAGCGCGGCGATCTGCCGTTCGAACACCTCGGGCGTGGCGGCGATCATGCCGCCGGCCGGGGTGACGTGGTGGTACATCAGCACCGGGACATTGGGCGCGTTACGCATGGCCGCGCTCCGCCAGCCACTGCCGGTAGATGGCCTCGGTGCGCTCGGCCAGCCGTTCGGGCGCGAAGACCTTTTCGTCGCGCACCATGCGCCGGCCGGCCTCGCCCATGCGGCGCCGCAACGCGCGGTCGTCGATCAGGCGGCGCAGCGCGGCGCCCAGCGCCGCCGGGTCGTCCACCGGCACCAGGATGCCGGTCTCGCCATCGCGCATCATCTCGGACACGCCGCCCACGTCGGTGCCGACGACCGGCAGGCCACAGGCTTCGGCCTCGACATAGACGGTGCCCGAAGCCTCCTGGCGGGTGGCCAGGGCGAACAGGTCGAAACCGGCCAGCAGGTTGGGGACGTCGTTGCGCGTGCCCATCAGGTGGATGCGCGCCTGCAGGCCCAGTTCGGCCACGTAGGCCTGGGTCTGCTCGAACATCGGCGAGCCGCCGCCGACGAACACCAGGTGCAGGTTGGCACGCTCGGCCATCAGCGGCCGCATGGCGTCGATGAGTTCGCGGTGCCCCTTGGTGGCGCGCATCACCGCCACGCAGCCGACCACGATATCGTCGGCCGCCAGGCCCAGCTCGCCGCGCAGGGTCGAGTGTTCGATGGGAGGCGGCAGCACGATGGGCGAATACACCGTGGCGATATGGCCGGCGGGTACGCCGCGTTCGATGAGGTGCTGGCGCACGTGGTCGCTGACCGTGGTGACGCGGTGCGGCAGCCCGGTATAGGACCAGAGCGAGCCGACCCTGTTGGACAGGTGGCGGGTACGCACGATCAGCGGCGTGCCCGCCAGCCGGCCGGCGGCCGCGGCGATCACGGTATCGCGCCGGCTGTGCGTGTTCAGCACGTCGTAGCGGCCCTGGCGCAGCAGGCGGCGCAGGCTCAGCACGCCGCGCAGGTAATTGCGCGGCCCGTCCATTTCCAGCGTGTGCACGGTGAAGCTGGCCTCGGCCAGGCGGCGCGCCAGCTGGGCCTGCGGCTGGCAGATCGCCTCCATGTGATGGCCGCGCTCGCGCATGGCCGTCATTTCCTTGAAGATGCGCCCTTCCTGGCCGCCGAAACTGGTGGCGGCTTCGGAATGCACGATACGCAATGGCCGCATCAGTAGGTGACCTCGACGCCGTCGGGCTTGGCCCAGTCGTTCAGGTTCTCGAGCAGCGTGTCGGCCATGCGCACGCGCCAGTCTTCGCCCAGCCGCACCGTGCACAGGAAATTGTTCCTGCGGTAGACCACGTCGACCGGCACGCCGGGCACGCCGTTCTCGGGCTCGGCCCGGAACGGGTTGAGCAGCTGGCGCAGGCGCGCCGCGTCGGCCTGGCCGTTGAGCCGGATGCGCAGCGACTTGGCGCGCGCCTCGCGCGCCAGCTGCAGGTCGTACAGCTGCTCGGCCACGATGCGCATGCCGCCGGAGTACTCGTCGTTGCTGACCTTGCCCTGCACCACCAGCAACTGGTCTTCGCGCAGGCGGCCGCGGTGCTTCTCGTACAGCTCGTTGAACACCGAGATCTCGATCTGCGCTGTGCCGTCGTCGAGCACGGCGAACACCATCTTGCCGCGCCGCGTCATCATGGTGCGCACGCCGGCCAGCACCCCGCACATCCATTGCAGGTCGCGCTGCGGCTCCAGGCGCGCCAGCTGCATGGGCACGATGCGGCGCACCTCGTCGCGCCAGGCGTCGAACAGGTGGCCGCTGAAGTAATAGCCCAGCGCCGTCTTTTCCTCGGTTAGCGTGGTGTGCAGGTTCCAGGGCGCGACCTTGGTCAGCTCGCCGGCGACCACGTCGCCGCTGTCGTCGCCGAACAGCGACGACTGGTTGGCGCTGCGCGCGGCCTGCTCGGCCGCCTCCATCGCCGTACCGACCGAGACCAGCATGGCGGCGCGGTTGGGTTCGATGGTATCGAACGCGCCGGCCTTGATCAGGGCCTCGATGGTGCGCCGGTTGACCGCGTGCTTGCTGACGCGGCGGCAGAAGTCGAACAGATTGGCGAACGGGCCGCCCTCCTGGCGCGCGCGCAGGATTTCCTCGACCGCGCCCTGCCCGGTGCCTTTGACCGCGCCCAGGCCGTAGCGCATGGTGCGCGGCGGTTTGCCCTGCTCGGTGTGCTTGTCCGCCACCGGTTCGAAGCGATAGCCCGAGGCGTTGACATCGGGCGGCAGCACCTCGACGCCGTTGTCCTGGGCGTCGCGCACGAAGATCTGCACCTTGTCGGTATCGTCCATGTCGGACGACAGCGTGGCGGCCAGGAACTCGGTGGGATGGTAGGCCTTCAGCCATGCGGTCTGGTAGGCGATCAGCGCATAGGCGGCCGAGTGCGACTTGTTGAAGCCGTAGCCCGCGAACTTCTCCATCAGGTCGAACAGCTTGACCGCCAGGTCGGGATCATGCCCCTTCTCGCGCGCGCCCTGCTCGAACAGTTCGCGGTGCTTGGCCATTTCCTCGGGCTTTTTCTTGCCCATGGCGCGCCGCAGCAGGTCGGCGCCGCCCAGCGAGTAGCCGCCGATGATCTGCGAGATCAACATCACCTGTTCCTGGTAGACGATGACCCCGTACGTGCTGCGCAGGGTGCCTTCCAGGTCCGGGTGGAAATAATCGACCGCGGCGCGGCCGTGCTTGCGGTTGACGAAATCGTCCACCATGCCGGATTCGAGCGGCCCCGGCCGGTACAGGGCCAGCATGGCGATGATGTCTTCGAAAGTGCTGGGGCGCAGCTTCTTGAGCAGCTCTTTCATGCCGCGCGATTCAAGCTGGAACACCGCGGTCGTGTTGGCGTCGCACAGCACCTTGTACGCGGCCTGGTCGTCCAGCGACAGGGCCATGACGTCGAAGTCGCGCTTGTCGGCATTGAACTGGCGCACGAAGCGCACCGCCCAGTCCAGGATGGTCAGGTTGCGCAGGCCCAGGAAGTCGAACTTCACCAGGCCGGCCGCCTCGACGTCGTCCTTGTCGAACTGGGAGACCGCGCTGTTCTCCTGGCCGGGCTGGCAATACAGCGGGCAGAAATCGGTCAGCTTGCCCGGCGCGATGAGCACCCCGCCGGCGTGCATACCGATGCTGCGCGTCAGGCCTTCGAGCGGGCGCGCCAGGTCGACCAGGGCGCGCACTTCCTCTTCCTGCTCGTAGCGGTCCTTGAAGGCCGGCTCGTCCTTGAGCGTGCGCTCCAGCGTCCACGGGTCGGCCGGGTTGAACGGGATCAGCTTGGACAGGGCATCGCAGAACAGGTAGGGCATGTCCAGCACGCGGCCGGCGTCGCGCACCACCGCCTTGGCGCCCAGGGTGCCGAAGGTGGCGATCTGGCTGACCGCCTCGCGCCCGTACTTCATCTTGACGTAGTCGATGACCCGTTCGCGGTTGTCCTGGCAGAAGTCGATATCGAAGTCAGGCATCGACACCCGCTCCGGATTCAGGAAGCGCTCGAACAGCAAGTCGTAGCGGATCGGATCCAGGTCGGTAATGCCCAGCGCGTAGGCCACCAGCGAGCCGGCGCCCGAGCCCCGCCCCGGCCCGACCGGAACGCCGTTGTTCTTGCCCCAGTTGATGAAGTCCTGCACGATCAGGAAGTAGCCGGGAAAGCCCATCTGGATGATGGTCTTGCACTCCCAGCGCAGGCGTTCGTAGTACTGGTCGCGCTTGGCGTTGCGCTCGGCCTCGTCGGGGAACAGGAACTGCAGGCGCTTTTCCAGGCCTTCCTCGGACAGCTGGACCAGGTAGTCGTCCAGCGTCACGCCGTCCGGCGTGGGGAAGTTCGGCAGGCGCGGCTTGCCCAGCACCAGGGTCAGGTTGCAGCGCCGCGCGATCTCGACCGTATTGGCCAGCGCCGAGGGCACGTCGGCGAAGCGGCGCGCCATTTCCTCGGAACTGAGCAGGTATTGGTCCTGCGTGTAGCGCCGCACCCGCCGCGGATTGGCGAGGATCTCGCCTTCGGCGATGCACACGCGCGCCTCGTGCGCCTGGAACTCGTCGCGGTCCAGGAACTGCACCGGATGGGTGGCCACCACCGGCAGCCCCGCCTCGGCGGCCAGCCGCATGGCGGCCTGGGTATAGGTTTCGTCGCCGTCGAAGCCGGCGCGCTGCAATTCGATGTAGTACGAACCCGGAAACAGCTGGCCCCACTGGCGCGCCAGCGACAGCGCCGTGACGGCATTGCCGGCTTCCAGCGCCTGGCCGACGTCGCCGCCGCGCGCGCCCGACAGCACGATCAGCCCTTCCTGGCCCTGCAGCCATTCGCGGCGCACCTCGGCGCGCCCCTTGTACTGATTCTCCAGGAACGAGCGCGTCAGCAGCTCGCACAGGTTGAGGTAGCCCTGGTGGTTGCGCACCAGCAGCAGGAGACGGAACGGCTTTTCGCGGTCATCGTCGTTGGTCAGCCAGACATCGCTGCCGGCCACCGGCTTGACCCCGGCGCCGCGCGCGCCCTTGTAGAACTTGATCAGGCCGAAGATGTTCGACAGGTCTGTCAGCGCCACGGCCGGCTGGCCCAGCTTGGCCACGCGCTTGATCAGATCGGAGATGCGCACGATGCCATCCGAGACGGAGAACTCGGAATGGACGCGCAAATGTACAAATGGGGGCGGGTTTGTTACGGCTTCGGACATGTCCGGAATTGTACCCAGTCGGGGCAGCCGCCGGCACGATTTCGCCCCCCTTCCGGGCCCGCTGGGCAGCCGCCTGTGTAACAATACCTGATTACCGATTTATCCCACGGATGCCGCAACGACGTCCTCTGCGCACCATGAAATGGCTGATCCCGGGCCTATGGCTGGCCTCTATCCTGTTTGCCCACTTCCGCGGCCGCGTGCGGCTGTCGCTGTCGCGCCAGATGCTGGACCACTCCGTGCTGCTGGC
It encodes:
- a CDS encoding glycosyltransferase family 2 protein produces the protein MTLSVIIITKNEAANILACLESVAFADEFIVVDSGSTDNTVELARDFGARVEVTPDWPGFGPQKNRALDLATGDWVLSIDADERVTPELASEIQAAMAGATADCYEIARLSDFCGRFIRHSGWWPDYVLRLFRRGSARFTDAAVHERVVPAQGQPARLRGHFLHYPYNNFDALIAKVNRYSSDAAAMMHARGKRATVFSALGHGFWTFVRIYLIRRGFLDGRHGLVLAVTAAAGSFFRYAKLMFLSEPRK
- a CDS encoding glycosyltransferase family 4 protein, which encodes MKILYTNFHGRNGGGHVTYVINLARALAPGHALTVAVPGTSRLYRYAREIPGVEVVDMQYTTRLSSWFHDRAALRRLIAEGGYDIIHCNGSADHKQVMLATLGLRRRPRIVFTKHNDHPLGSLGNRLRATLATDHSIAVSAYVHGLLADSPYSRHPITTVRHGIDTDYYAPPDAATAAQWRERYFGPDWRGRLLLGSAGGTDYDKGWLDLVAAAGSLPAPLRERVRILVAGDPPNQAKLDRVREHGMQDQMVFPGLLDDVREALGACDAGYVLSYREALSFACREMMALGRPVLASNAGGLPENITAGRDGWVVPVRDVPAIAAVLREMLEQPERLAEMGRQARATAEREFGLRDFAQATLAVYQRTLSA
- a CDS encoding phosphoethanolamine transferase → MTRFLQAWVPLLVAGIAPIWIQARLHGDSFSPRVYLLGVTLMLACALLWRRAWTRPAAVLLCTVLAANLGLAQFCYQAYGQRFNFGFAYSILTTNYDETVQLLTQHWRSAALTLAVLALLLWVVRRAAHELPTRWLALGAAATALVFFGSWLRYELAMRGAADEYYPSIERTVSRSPMFNMRYFIQASYDQSLLDTAGRHRVTHALTRRDTGIDTYVVVVGESARRANWGLYGYARDTTPRAAAERDRMTLYTQAAAPAPLTIMAVPLTLSAATVDSYDPRLFGDNVVALAGDAGFRTYWLSNQARLGRYDTSVTAMANMAHFKTWADAPYDEALLPLLDAALAEPGRKVVFLHINGNHDNYCTRYPETATVYQGGAPYEDCYDNSIRYVDALLGAVMDRLRERRASLLFYPDHGLERHESVLGTFYHGGVRPSRVAFDIPMFIWNSPAAPAPARREYDAPYSTEDNYGLILDWLGVATGVDDCKHRPAAPACAGRPVRVIDAKRDVYAYADLAPHPDGRRPATPPRVGPRDQALNVR
- a CDS encoding amino acid ABC transporter ATP-binding protein, producing MIGLQGIDKSFGGNRVLHGVDVVIPEGSVTALIGPSGSGKSTLLRCVNLLEIPEAGVLRLGPETLAFDGRRPARDAVQRIRRQTGMVFQNFQLFPHQSVIDNVMEGLVTVQRWDKPRARARAMELLEKVGMTAKADAWPVTLSGGQQQRVAIARALAPSPRVLLCDEPTSALDPSLAIEVVDVLRRLAGEGMTMLMATHDLRLAASIAQQVVFLEGGAVVEAGTPREVFAQSRDARTAAFVSTLTQGLPEEWSAPA
- a CDS encoding amino acid ABC transporter permease translates to MPAWLQLMLDSFWPLLHAGLMFTVPLTLLSFAAGLALAFVVALLRLFGPWPIVALMRFYVWLIRGTPLLVQLFVIFYGLPSVGIVLDPLPAALIGFTLNVGAYNSEVIRGAIESIPRGQWEAAYSLSMTRGQAMRRTVLPQAARVAVPPLANSFIALVKDTSLAAVLTVPEIFQAAQRIAAVTYEPLILYTEAALIYLVFSSALSSLQVRLEKRFGQHAVFAEQHR
- a CDS encoding amino acid ABC transporter substrate-binding protein; protein product: MNFSLRKLLLAGLVPLAMIGTAVQADDLAAIKAAGVIKIGTEGTYAPFSYHDASNKLTGFDVEIGRAIAQKLGVKAEFVEGKWDGLIAGLDVKRYDAVINQVGITDARKAKYDFSDPYISSQAALIVREDNQAIKSFADLKGRKSANTLTSNFGKLAQSYGAEVVPVQGFNEAIDLLMSGRVEATVNDNLSFLDFKKQKPNAKVKVAAYDKSKEFSESGVLIRKNNPELQAAINKALAELKADGTYRKISEQYFGADLSAAQ
- a CDS encoding IS481-like element IS481 family transposase; its protein translation is MNTHKHARLTFLRRLEMVQQLIAHQVCVPEAARAYGVTAPTVRKWLGRFLAQGQAGLADASSRPTVSPRAIAPAKALAIVELRRKRLTQARITQALGVSASTVSRVLARAGLSHLADLEPAEPVVRYEHQAPGDLLHIDIKKLGRIQRPGHRVTGNRRDTVEGAGWDFVFVAIDDHARVAFTDIHPDERFPSAVQFLKDAVAYYQRLGVTIQRLLTDNGSAFRSRAFAALCHELGIKHRFTRPYRPQTNGKAERFIQSALREWAYAHTYQNSQHRADAMKSWLHHYNWHRPHQGIGRAVPISRLNLDEYNLLTVHS